One genomic window of Deinococcus aetherius includes the following:
- a CDS encoding arabinan endo-1,5-alpha-L-arabinosidase, with protein MRRAAPLLLTLGSVASGGGDRPTQPILKGDLQIHDPTLLRVGNTYVAMGTGYENVDGGTLRIKTSPNGIIWTDAGTLGETQPAWVEKQLGTAPPNLWAPHLFARGNTTYLYFAASLFGKNTSAIGLMTNKHLDPKNPAKGWVDQGVVVTSQQGDTFNAIDPARIDTPDGRAWLAFGSFWEGIKMRELDPVSGRLRASNPKLYSLASRGGGAIEAASVLRHDGYYYLFVSFDRCCAGLESTYRIMVGRSKNVTGPYVDQEGVPMLQGGGSQLQATYGRYIGPGGQEAIHDGSRDLLVYHYYDGDQGGTPQLQVSPSRWGADGWPTLDPLPGGGQL; from the coding sequence GTGAGACGGGCTGCGCCCCTCCTGCTCACGCTGGGCTCCGTCGCATCAGGCGGTGGTGACCGCCCCACCCAGCCCATTCTGAAGGGCGACCTGCAAATCCACGACCCCACCCTGCTGCGCGTCGGCAACACCTACGTGGCGATGGGCACGGGCTACGAGAACGTGGACGGCGGCACCCTGCGAATCAAGACCTCGCCCAATGGCATCATCTGGACGGACGCGGGCACGTTGGGGGAAACACAGCCCGCCTGGGTGGAGAAGCAGCTCGGGACCGCACCGCCCAACCTGTGGGCGCCGCACCTCTTCGCGCGGGGGAATACGACCTACCTGTACTTCGCCGCGTCCCTCTTCGGGAAGAACACCAGCGCCATCGGCCTGATGACCAACAAGCATCTCGACCCGAAAAATCCGGCGAAAGGCTGGGTGGATCAGGGCGTGGTGGTGACCAGCCAGCAGGGCGACACCTTCAATGCCATCGACCCGGCCCGTATCGACACGCCGGATGGGCGCGCGTGGCTGGCCTTCGGGTCCTTCTGGGAAGGGATCAAGATGCGCGAACTCGACCCGGTGAGCGGCAGGCTGAGGGCGAGCAATCCGAAGCTCTACAGCCTCGCCTCACGCGGGGGCGGGGCCATCGAGGCGGCCTCAGTCCTGCGGCATGACGGCTATTACTACCTCTTCGTGTCCTTCGACCGCTGCTGCGCGGGGCTGGAGAGCACCTACCGGATCATGGTGGGCCGCTCGAAGAACGTGACCGGGCCTTACGTCGATCAAGAGGGCGTGCCTATGCTGCAAGGCGGAGGAAGCCAGCTTCAGGCCACTTATGGGCGCTACATCGGGCCGGGCGGGCAGGAGGCGATCCACGACGGCTCGCGCGACCTGCTCGTCTACCACTACTACGACGGGGACCAGGGGGGCACGCCGCAGCTTCAGGTTTCGCCGTCGCGTTGGGGCGCTGACGGGTGGCCCACGCTCGATCCCCTGCCCGGGGGAGGCCAGCTATGA
- a CDS encoding alcohol dehydrogenase catalytic domain-containing protein, protein MSHPAAVLTGPGQFALTQRDLPAAAPGEIVVEIRTVGVCGSDIHMFADGRIGNIEIERPLVLGHEFMGVVVQAPGGILDGDDRPLKVGDRVAVEPHVACGHCRECREGNPNLCAHHTFMGVYPRDGALQKYLSAPAHNCFVLPESVSDNGGAMLEPLGVALHALRLGHVDVGDRAAVVGAGPIGLLLVQLLKLAGVTALHVIEPLTWRRGFATRSGATSVAATYDPAEESRYNVVFEAGWADDSVQTSALLARPGAKVVLVGIPGDDRCTVQHSLARRKGLSLIFSRRMAHTYPEAIALVERGMVDVDGLVSDVFPLEQVQRAFERHSGYEDGVIKVMVQVG, encoded by the coding sequence ATGAGTCACCCCGCCGCCGTCCTGACCGGTCCCGGCCAGTTCGCCCTCACCCAGCGTGACCTGCCCGCTGCCGCTCCTGGTGAAATCGTGGTGGAGATTCGCACCGTCGGCGTGTGCGGCTCCGACATCCACATGTTCGCCGACGGGCGAATTGGCAACATCGAGATCGAGCGGCCCCTCGTCCTCGGTCACGAGTTCATGGGCGTGGTGGTGCAGGCCCCTGGGGGAATCCTGGACGGCGACGACCGGCCGTTGAAGGTGGGGGACCGGGTGGCCGTCGAGCCGCACGTGGCCTGTGGCCACTGCCGGGAGTGCCGCGAGGGGAACCCCAACCTCTGTGCCCACCACACCTTCATGGGCGTGTACCCGCGCGACGGGGCACTCCAGAAATACCTCAGCGCACCTGCCCACAACTGCTTCGTCCTGCCGGAGAGCGTGTCGGACAACGGCGGCGCGATGCTCGAACCCTTGGGGGTAGCCCTCCACGCGCTGCGGCTGGGGCACGTCGACGTGGGCGACCGGGCTGCCGTCGTGGGCGCGGGGCCTATCGGCTTGCTGCTCGTCCAACTGCTGAAACTCGCAGGGGTTACGGCTCTCCACGTGATCGAGCCGCTGACCTGGCGCCGGGGCTTCGCCACCCGCAGCGGCGCGACCTCGGTGGCGGCGACCTACGACCCCGCGGAGGAGTCCCGCTACAACGTGGTGTTCGAGGCGGGCTGGGCGGACGACTCCGTGCAGACCTCGGCGCTGCTGGCCCGTCCTGGTGCAAAGGTCGTCCTCGTTGGCATCCCAGGCGACGACCGTTGCACGGTGCAACACTCGCTCGCCCGCCGCAAGGGCCTCTCGCTGATCTTTTCCCGGCGCATGGCGCACACCTACCCGGAGGCCATCGCCCTGGTCGAGCGGGGAATGGTGGACGTGGACGGCCTGGTCAGCGACGTATTCCCGCTGGAACAGGTGCAACGGGCTTTCGAGCGCCACTCCGGTTACGAGGACGGCGTGATCAAGGTGATGGTGCAGGTGGGGTAG
- a CDS encoding glycoside hydrolase family 127 protein yields the protein MTDPLNNSLRFTPLPLQSVTLDDRFWRPRLEVNRTATLPFLYEQLERVGAIDALDLRPRPLRVPCHPGSAVTPQMWWDSDIAKWIETAAYALATHPDAALEAQVDALVEKIAAAQQPDGYFNTFFTAIESQNRLTNERDWHELYNAGHLIEAAVAYTQATGKTAFLDVMERYIRFLMGVYGPHPGQKHGYPGHEEIELALVKLSRLTGKREYLEFARYFVDERGRQPYFFDEEARARGEEPSSELLSHGDALPYEYMQAHKPMREQDKVVGHAVRAMYLYSAMADLAAELGDESLRQACERLWADLTSRRLYVTGGLGPSAHNEGMTTNYDLPNDTAYAETCAAVGLVFWAQRMLNLTGDGQYTDLMERALYNNVLSGVAQDGRRFFYDNPLESHGDKHRWEWHSCPCCPPNVSRLLASLGGYVYGRTADGIAVHLYAGGSARFEVEGQPVTFYQRTEYPWEGKVELEFDLERPARFTLSLRLPRWCRDPKLSVNGEAVDLSDARDGHVHLTREWSAQDRVELNLPMPVERVYVHPNVRQDAGLVALQRGPVVYCVEEADVDVPLHQLALPRGADLTATFEPELLGGVSVVRGEAEVEEPGDWGGTLYRTAPPRQITTSLCAVPYALWDQREPGEMRVWLREEVREAPR from the coding sequence ATGACCGACCCCCTGAACAACTCACTGCGGTTCACGCCGCTGCCCCTCCAAAGCGTGACCCTGGATGACCGCTTCTGGCGCCCCCGCCTCGAAGTGAACCGGACCGCCACCCTGCCCTTCCTCTATGAGCAACTGGAGCGGGTGGGAGCCATCGATGCCCTCGACCTGAGACCGCGCCCCCTGCGAGTCCCCTGCCACCCCGGCAGCGCCGTCACGCCGCAGATGTGGTGGGATTCGGACATCGCCAAGTGGATCGAGACGGCAGCCTACGCCCTAGCCACCCACCCCGACGCGGCGCTGGAGGCGCAGGTGGACGCGCTGGTGGAGAAGATCGCGGCGGCGCAGCAGCCCGACGGCTACTTCAACACCTTCTTCACCGCCATCGAGTCCCAGAACCGCCTCACCAATGAGCGTGACTGGCACGAGCTGTACAACGCGGGACACCTGATCGAGGCCGCCGTTGCCTACACGCAGGCCACCGGCAAGACGGCCTTCCTCGACGTGATGGAGCGGTACATCCGTTTCCTGATGGGGGTGTACGGCCCCCATCCCGGCCAGAAGCACGGCTATCCCGGCCACGAGGAGATCGAGCTGGCGCTGGTGAAGCTCTCCCGCCTGACGGGCAAGCGCGAGTATCTGGAGTTCGCCCGCTACTTCGTGGACGAGCGCGGGCGGCAGCCGTACTTCTTCGACGAGGAGGCGCGGGCGCGCGGGGAGGAACCCAGCTCCGAACTCCTGTCCCACGGTGATGCCCTGCCCTATGAGTACATGCAGGCCCACAAGCCCATGCGCGAGCAGGACAAGGTGGTGGGCCACGCTGTCCGCGCCATGTACCTCTACAGCGCGATGGCCGATCTCGCCGCTGAACTCGGGGACGAGAGCCTGCGCCAGGCCTGCGAGCGGTTGTGGGCCGACCTCACCTCCCGGCGCCTGTATGTGACGGGTGGTCTGGGCCCCTCCGCGCACAACGAGGGCATGACCACGAATTACGACCTGCCCAACGACACAGCCTACGCGGAGACCTGTGCCGCGGTGGGACTGGTCTTTTGGGCTCAGCGAATGCTGAACCTGACGGGCGACGGGCAGTACACCGACCTGATGGAGCGTGCGCTCTACAACAACGTCCTGAGTGGCGTGGCGCAGGACGGGCGGCGCTTCTTCTACGACAACCCGCTGGAGAGTCACGGGGACAAACACCGCTGGGAATGGCACTCCTGCCCCTGCTGCCCGCCGAACGTGTCGCGCCTGCTCGCCTCACTGGGGGGGTACGTGTACGGGCGGACGGCGGACGGTATCGCCGTTCACCTGTATGCGGGGGGCAGCGCCCGGTTCGAAGTGGAAGGTCAGCCGGTGACCTTCTACCAGCGCACGGAGTACCCCTGGGAGGGGAAGGTCGAGTTGGAATTCGACCTCGAACGTCCGGCCCGCTTCACCCTGTCGCTGCGGCTGCCGAGGTGGTGCCGCGATCCGAAGCTCTCTGTAAACGGCGAGGCGGTGGACCTGTCTGACGCCCGCGACGGCCACGTCCACCTCACACGGGAGTGGAGCGCTCAGGACCGGGTGGAACTGAATCTCCCCATGCCCGTCGAGCGCGTCTATGTCCACCCGAACGTGCGACAGGACGCCGGGCTGGTCGCCCTGCAACGTGGCCCCGTCGTGTACTGCGTGGAGGAGGCAGACGTGGACGTGCCCCTGCACCAGCTCGCCCTGCCGCGCGGTGCGGACCTCACGGCCACCTTTGAGCCGGAGTTGCTGGGCGGTGTCAGCGTCGTTCGTGGAGAGGCCGAGGTGGAGGAGCCGGGCGACTGGGGGGGAACGCTGTACCGGACCGCTCCCCCGCGTCAGATCACAACCTCACTGTGCGCCGTGCCGTATGCCCTGTGGGACCAGCGCGAGCCCGGCGAAATGCGCGTCTGGCTCCGGGAGGAGGTGAGGGAGGCGCCCAGGTGA
- a CDS encoding arabinan endo-1,5-alpha-L-arabinosidase, protein MKPKTVALLVLSGLLSSCTRLGSTPSDGGPALLTLTGELDAHDPTLFKAGNTYYVFSTGLIQTEADPGGIRVRSAPSLNGEWKVQGAITAPEWAKNGYHANNLWAPNVVKNGDTYYLYYAVSEFGKNHSAIGLATTTTPGDLGSWQDQGPILTSNTTDDFNAIDPHVFNDGGQWWISYGSFWSGLKLQKLQDMKTPTGDRVALADRPGVQYNPIEGPAITKHGSYYYLFMSWDFCCQGRNTTYKLAVGRSTSVTGPYVDRTGKALTEGGGTVLLTGQGSLVGAGGEDVYTEGGNTHLIYHSYDANQNYLPTMSIRRLGWSGDWPTVE, encoded by the coding sequence ATGAAGCCTAAAACCGTTGCCCTTCTCGTCCTTTCGGGCCTGCTGTCGTCCTGCACGCGGTTAGGGTCCACTCCATCCGACGGCGGCCCGGCACTCCTGACGCTCACGGGGGAACTCGACGCGCACGATCCCACCCTCTTCAAGGCCGGGAACACCTATTACGTGTTCTCCACGGGCCTGATTCAGACCGAGGCCGACCCGGGAGGCATCCGCGTCCGGTCGGCCCCCAGCCTGAACGGGGAGTGGAAGGTCCAGGGGGCGATTACCGCACCCGAGTGGGCCAAGAACGGCTACCACGCCAACAACCTCTGGGCGCCGAACGTGGTGAAGAATGGCGACACCTACTACCTGTACTACGCAGTGTCGGAATTCGGAAAGAACCACTCGGCCATAGGTCTGGCGACCACGACCACCCCGGGGGACCTCGGGAGCTGGCAGGACCAGGGGCCCATCCTGACTTCCAATACCACCGACGATTTCAACGCCATTGACCCGCACGTGTTCAACGACGGGGGGCAGTGGTGGATTTCCTACGGGTCCTTCTGGAGCGGCCTCAAACTCCAGAAGTTGCAGGACATGAAGACGCCCACGGGGGACCGCGTCGCCCTCGCCGACCGCCCGGGGGTGCAGTACAACCCCATCGAGGGCCCGGCGATCACCAAGCACGGGAGCTACTACTACCTGTTCATGTCCTGGGACTTCTGCTGCCAGGGGCGCAATACCACCTACAAACTGGCGGTGGGCCGCTCCACCAGCGTGACTGGCCCGTATGTGGACAGGACCGGCAAGGCGCTCACTGAAGGCGGAGGCACCGTCTTGCTCACCGGCCAGGGCAGCCTGGTGGGCGCAGGCGGCGAGGACGTGTACACCGAGGGCGGCAACACGCACCTGATCTACCACTCCTACGACGCCAACCAGAACTACCTGCCCACCATGAGCATCCGGCGACTCGGTTGGTCGGGCGACTGGCCCACGGTCGAGTAA
- a CDS encoding alpha-N-arabinofuranosidase encodes MTTSPSLQTATLHVRTNSPIGNLSPRLYGHFAEHLGRCCYDGLWVGPDSEIPNTDGFRNDVLSALRELPVPLLRWPGGCYADHYHWRDGIGPERMTRLGISCGLQVSDTNALGTDEFLRLCELIGAEPYLAGNVGSGTVQELCDWLEYCNGAADTSLTRERAANGRAEPWNVRLWGVGNESWDCGGRFAPETYAHEYRRYASMLRHVDPTAELVMVGLEDEGCFQAGMDREWNRKALETLGWSLPLVDHLSIHHYWTHGGPETDFSEEEYYALIQEAEATEGNITRTADVIARVTGGRQRIGIALDEWGVWHPEARPWGPGEGTARREPITYEQANTLRDALAAGAMLEVLHRQCRVLSMANLAQIVNVLQAVVLTKGTQAIHTPTYHVLALHKPHIRAEALPVKVSGGERLPDGSPAVTATASRNAEGFAVTLLNRHISRPAFVRLPFAEPSVRQAHLLTADQPNAQNTFEEPDRVSPVPLEVGRERDGTWGVHLPRHSLATVVFAAGSEGQA; translated from the coding sequence GTGACCACCTCCCCTTCCCTGCAAACCGCCACACTGCACGTCCGCACCAACTCTCCCATCGGCAACCTCTCCCCCCGGCTGTACGGCCACTTCGCCGAGCACCTGGGCCGCTGCTGTTACGACGGGCTGTGGGTGGGCCCTGATTCCGAGATTCCGAACACGGACGGCTTCCGCAACGACGTACTGAGCGCCCTGCGCGAACTGCCCGTGCCCCTGCTGCGCTGGCCGGGCGGCTGCTACGCCGACCACTACCACTGGCGCGACGGGATCGGGCCGGAGAGGATGACCCGGCTGGGCATCTCGTGCGGCCTCCAGGTGTCCGACACGAACGCGCTGGGCACGGACGAATTCCTGCGCCTGTGCGAGCTGATCGGGGCCGAGCCCTACCTGGCGGGCAACGTCGGCAGCGGCACCGTGCAGGAGCTGTGCGACTGGCTGGAGTATTGCAACGGGGCCGCCGACACCAGCCTGACCCGCGAACGCGCGGCGAACGGCCGGGCCGAGCCCTGGAACGTGCGGCTCTGGGGCGTCGGCAACGAGAGCTGGGACTGCGGGGGCCGCTTCGCCCCGGAGACGTACGCCCACGAGTACCGCCGTTACGCCTCCATGCTGCGCCACGTGGACCCCACCGCCGAACTCGTGATGGTCGGCCTGGAGGACGAGGGCTGCTTCCAGGCCGGGATGGACCGCGAGTGGAACCGCAAGGCGCTGGAGACGCTGGGCTGGAGCCTGCCGCTGGTGGACCACCTCTCCATCCACCACTACTGGACCCACGGCGGCCCGGAGACGGACTTCAGCGAGGAGGAGTATTACGCCCTGATTCAGGAGGCGGAGGCCACCGAGGGCAACATTACGCGCACGGCGGACGTGATCGCGCGGGTGACGGGCGGCAGGCAGCGCATCGGCATCGCGCTCGACGAGTGGGGCGTGTGGCACCCGGAGGCGCGGCCCTGGGGACCGGGGGAGGGCACCGCGCGTCGCGAGCCCATCACCTACGAGCAGGCGAACACGCTGCGGGACGCCCTCGCCGCCGGGGCCATGCTGGAAGTCCTGCACCGCCAGTGCCGAGTGCTGAGTATGGCGAACCTCGCCCAGATCGTGAACGTGCTCCAGGCCGTCGTGCTGACGAAGGGGACGCAGGCCATCCACACGCCGACGTACCACGTCCTCGCGCTGCATAAGCCCCACATCAGGGCGGAGGCGCTGCCCGTGAAGGTCAGCGGGGGCGAACGCCTGCCCGACGGCTCCCCCGCCGTGACGGCCACCGCTTCCCGGAATGCGGAGGGCTTCGCCGTCACCCTGCTCAACCGGCATATCTCGCGTCCGGCGTTCGTGCGGCTGCCCTTCGCGGAGCCTTCCGTCCGGCAGGCGCACCTGCTGACCGCCGATCAGCCGAACGCGCAGAACACCTTCGAGGAGCCGGACCGGGTCTCCCCCGTGCCGCTGGAGGTAGGCCGCGAGCGGGACGGCACGTGGGGCGTTCACCTGCCGCGGCACTCGCTGGCGACGGTCGTGTTCGCCGCGGGGAGCGAGGGTCAAGCCTAG
- a CDS encoding DUF1517 domain-containing protein: MNRIPSTRRPAHVLLRPLRLLPLLSALLLGGALGVTGGGFGGTTSHSSTSSHATPQSRPAPVPSPTYSPSVVTTSSTSVPTTSTPSPGSSWSFTAILVVVGALLAFLLLSALYEEWAGRGRGAQAVRVQVLFENGEEVKRHLQRLARRHDPDAPGALAILLRESALLLLRHKEDWAYGTVERHGAAGEDEANSLVGQWATAARATFETQTTSQYQDGDAAGGYEHDTSAGGRTGGLYLAVTLAVSTAGLEFAPETGETVRDVESALLALSGVGSGQLLRLEAVWSPDGEGEFLSEEQAIRRYPVLAPL, translated from the coding sequence ATGAACAGGATTCCATCCACACGCCGCCCGGCGCACGTCCTCCTCCGCCCCCTTCGCCTGCTGCCGCTGCTGTCGGCGCTGCTGCTCGGCGGCGCCCTGGGGGTGACCGGGGGAGGCTTTGGGGGCACGACCTCCCACTCCAGCACTTCCTCCCACGCGACCCCACAGAGCCGCCCCGCTCCTGTGCCCTCCCCCACGTACAGCCCTTCCGTCGTGACGACCTCGTCCACATCTGTTCCGACGACGAGCACGCCTTCTCCCGGTTCATCCTGGAGCTTCACGGCCATCCTCGTCGTGGTGGGGGCGCTGCTGGCCTTCTTGCTCCTCTCCGCGCTGTATGAGGAGTGGGCCGGTCGTGGCCGGGGCGCCCAGGCGGTGCGTGTCCAGGTGCTGTTCGAGAACGGCGAGGAGGTGAAGCGGCACCTCCAGCGCCTCGCCCGCCGCCACGACCCGGATGCTCCCGGTGCGCTGGCGATCCTGCTGCGGGAGAGTGCACTGCTGCTGCTGCGCCACAAGGAGGACTGGGCCTACGGCACGGTCGAGCGACACGGCGCGGCGGGCGAGGACGAGGCCAATTCGCTCGTCGGGCAGTGGGCCACGGCGGCCCGCGCCACCTTCGAGACGCAGACCACCAGCCAGTACCAGGACGGCGACGCGGCGGGCGGGTACGAGCACGACACGTCGGCCGGGGGCCGGACGGGCGGCCTGTACCTCGCCGTCACGCTGGCGGTCTCGACGGCCGGGCTGGAGTTCGCCCCGGAGACGGGCGAGACGGTGCGCGACGTGGAGTCGGCGCTGCTGGCCCTTTCCGGCGTGGGAAGTGGGCAACTCCTGCGTCTGGAGGCCGTGTGGAGCCCGGACGGCGAGGGCGAGTTCCTGAGCGAGGAGCAGGCGATCCGCCGCTACCCGGTCCTCGCCCCGCTGTAA
- a CDS encoding carboxypeptidase-like regulatory domain-containing protein — protein MNKTALAALLTTALLASAASATPAREGFITGTVVNEQGKPIPGVEVDVDNTLSYDSSLITYTDAQGRYRVDVRKLPFTFQVYAKMKLKYGDSTVKVELVPNNPDAVPGVAGGVRDFVFKPKPVTSEDPYGNLACVYVERGIGEYDVDTNQVQVTLTPVGKLADGSVGKARTFKLLPSGGGPVIPNIMWGTYKVTATLNGKPLEIRRRTSPNNFEWGSSFTGGFVRDYNINQPNMYLEVRLPKSGD, from the coding sequence ATGAACAAGACTGCCCTCGCCGCCCTGCTGACGACCGCCCTGCTCGCCTCCGCCGCCAGCGCCACCCCCGCACGGGAGGGCTTCATCACGGGGACCGTCGTCAACGAGCAGGGCAAGCCCATTCCCGGTGTCGAGGTGGACGTGGACAACACGCTCTCCTACGACAGCAGCCTCATCACGTACACCGACGCTCAGGGCCGGTACAGGGTGGATGTCCGCAAGCTCCCCTTCACCTTCCAGGTCTACGCGAAGATGAAGCTGAAGTACGGCGACTCCACGGTGAAAGTCGAACTGGTGCCCAACAACCCGGATGCCGTCCCCGGCGTGGCGGGCGGCGTGCGCGATTTCGTCTTCAAGCCCAAGCCGGTGACCTCCGAGGACCCCTACGGCAATCTGGCGTGCGTCTATGTGGAGCGCGGCATCGGCGAGTACGACGTGGACACCAACCAGGTGCAGGTGACCCTCACGCCGGTTGGGAAGCTCGCGGACGGCTCGGTGGGCAAGGCGCGCACCTTCAAGCTGCTGCCCAGCGGCGGCGGCCCGGTCATTCCCAACATCATGTGGGGGACGTACAAGGTGACGGCCACGCTGAACGGCAAGCCGCTGGAGATCCGCCGCCGCACCAGCCCGAACAACTTCGAGTGGGGTTCCAGCTTCACGGGCGGCTTCGTGCGCGACTACAACATCAACCAGCCGAACATGTACCTCGAAGTCCGCCTGCCGAAGAGCGGGGACTGA
- a CDS encoding SBBP repeat-containing protein, with the protein MKRISPAALPLMLLAATPAALAAQGAWGPSWVSPIGSATSDATSGLARDPEGNLIVAGSTGGDLLETLGNREGFVRKLSPAGKVLWTTPISTLEKDDIFGMTTDTAGNIYIAGGTGGELQPGGQLGRQDAFVARLTPEGKVVWVKQFGSAADDSARAVTLGPGGSLYVMGITKGTLPGGTSEGGQDTFVARLSESGELTWMHQLGNEFDDVAGGIAVDASGHVYAAGSVGTNDIANLDGFLAQFDAAGRPLWAKTYATGGQSYVHGLAVRGDAVVLVGGTTTVLPGQKSAGPGQYGTNDDAFMIRVDGKGETKWIRQFGGTGTDGAYGVTITENGDILVTGEADGGLFDQKGQGEYDVFVSRYSAGGERLWTRLFGTAQSDYGSQVLPTSDALFVAGVSFGPMGGKPAVKDVDAFVARLPLVSGR; encoded by the coding sequence ATGAAAAGAATCAGCCCTGCCGCCCTCCCCCTGATGCTGCTCGCCGCGACCCCCGCCGCCCTCGCCGCGCAGGGCGCCTGGGGGCCGTCCTGGGTCAGCCCCATCGGCTCGGCCACGTCCGACGCCACCTCGGGGCTCGCCCGGGACCCGGAGGGGAACCTGATCGTCGCGGGCTCGACGGGGGGCGACCTCCTGGAGACCCTCGGCAACCGTGAAGGCTTCGTCCGCAAGCTCTCTCCAGCCGGAAAGGTGCTGTGGACCACGCCGATCTCGACCCTGGAAAAGGACGACATCTTCGGCATGACGACCGACACGGCAGGCAACATCTACATCGCGGGTGGGACGGGCGGCGAGTTGCAACCCGGCGGCCAGCTTGGAAGACAGGACGCCTTCGTCGCCAGGTTGACGCCTGAGGGCAAGGTCGTGTGGGTGAAGCAGTTCGGCTCAGCTGCGGACGACTCGGCACGGGCCGTGACGCTTGGGCCAGGCGGCTCGCTGTACGTCATGGGCATTACCAAGGGAACGCTGCCCGGCGGCACGTCCGAGGGCGGGCAGGACACGTTCGTCGCCCGGTTGTCGGAGAGCGGCGAGCTGACCTGGATGCACCAGCTCGGCAACGAATTCGACGACGTGGCCGGGGGCATCGCCGTGGATGCGAGTGGGCACGTGTACGCCGCCGGGAGCGTCGGCACGAACGATATTGCCAACCTCGACGGGTTCCTCGCGCAGTTCGACGCGGCGGGCCGCCCCCTGTGGGCGAAGACGTACGCCACTGGGGGGCAGTCGTACGTCCACGGCCTCGCGGTGCGCGGCGACGCCGTCGTCCTCGTCGGCGGCACGACTACGGTGCTGCCCGGGCAGAAGTCGGCAGGGCCGGGTCAGTACGGCACCAATGACGACGCTTTTATGATCCGCGTGGACGGAAAGGGCGAGACGAAGTGGATTCGGCAGTTCGGCGGGACCGGGACAGACGGCGCCTACGGGGTGACGATCACCGAGAACGGGGACATTCTCGTGACGGGCGAGGCCGACGGCGGGCTCTTCGACCAGAAGGGGCAGGGCGAGTACGACGTGTTCGTGAGCCGGTACTCGGCGGGTGGTGAGCGCCTCTGGACGCGCCTGTTCGGCACCGCGCAGTCGGACTACGGCTCTCAGGTCCTGCCGACGAGCGACGCCCTCTTCGTGGCCGGCGTCTCGTTCGGCCCGATGGGTGGCAAGCCCGCCGTGAAGGACGTGGACGCCTTCGTCGCCCGCCTGCCCCTGGTGTCGGGGCGTTAA
- a CDS encoding LacI family DNA-binding transcriptional regulator — MPVTQQDVAEAARVSVSTVCLVLRDDPRISERTRRRVLQAAQEVGYVARTAVHVPGATHHLGVLIAESSAHPSADHFFGEVLRGVTEEAEQGGHTVSVAAFDGLDLPRLVREGRAHGLILGGNPIAEGVLERVRALTVPSVFIGRYPGHLALNAVLTDNPGGGQLATEHLLGLGRRRVGFISGDPAESFMNDDRLVGYRRALQWAGAQAGPTWFARGTAMGGVGGGARAVYELLDSGEDFDALLVAEDHMALGALRALRERGVRVPDDVAVVGYSDIHLAGLSDPPLTTVHVPRRRLGRAAARLLGDLLAGRVEPPLHVTVPPKLVVRTSCGAAPQPAHLSRPPPG; from the coding sequence ATGCCCGTGACTCAACAGGACGTGGCCGAGGCGGCCCGCGTCTCGGTGTCCACCGTCTGCCTCGTGCTGCGCGACGACCCGCGCATCAGCGAGCGGACGCGGCGGCGGGTGTTGCAGGCGGCGCAGGAGGTGGGATACGTGGCGCGCACGGCCGTGCACGTGCCGGGAGCCACACATCACCTGGGGGTCTTGATCGCGGAAAGCAGCGCCCACCCCAGCGCCGACCACTTCTTCGGGGAGGTGCTGCGCGGCGTCACCGAGGAGGCCGAGCAGGGCGGCCACACCGTCAGCGTCGCCGCCTTCGACGGGCTGGACCTGCCGCGTCTGGTCCGGGAGGGCCGCGCGCACGGGCTGATCCTGGGCGGCAACCCCATCGCCGAGGGTGTGCTGGAGCGGGTGCGCGCCCTGACGGTACCGAGTGTCTTCATCGGGCGCTACCCCGGCCACCTCGCGCTGAATGCCGTGCTCACCGACAACCCGGGAGGCGGGCAACTCGCCACCGAGCATCTGCTGGGGCTCGGGCGGCGGCGGGTGGGGTTCATCAGCGGCGACCCCGCCGAGTCGTTCATGAACGACGACCGCCTCGTGGGATACCGCCGCGCGTTGCAGTGGGCGGGAGCGCAGGCCGGACCCACGTGGTTCGCGCGCGGCACGGCGATGGGAGGAGTGGGGGGCGGAGCGCGGGCCGTTTACGAATTGCTGGACAGCGGTGAGGACTTCGACGCCCTCCTCGTTGCCGAGGACCACATGGCCCTGGGGGCGCTGCGGGCCCTGCGTGAACGCGGCGTGCGCGTGCCGGACGACGTGGCGGTCGTGGGCTACAGCGACATCCACCTCGCGGGCCTGAGCGACCCACCTCTCACCACGGTCCACGTCCCCCGCCGCCGCCTCGGCCGCGCCGCCGCCCGCCTCCTGGGCGACCTGCTGGCCGGGCGGGTGGAGCCGCCGCTGCACGTTACCGTTCCTCCGAAGCTCGTCGTGCGCACCTCGTGCGGGGCCGCGCCGCAACCTGCCCACCTCTCACGGCCGCCTCCCGGCTGA